A section of the Sulfurovum riftiae genome encodes:
- the rpe gene encoding ribulose-phosphate 3-epimerase, whose protein sequence is MLVAPSILSADFGHLARDVEAICEGGCDLVHVDVMDGHFVPNLTIGPVVVEAVAKAATKPLDIHLMVENNSFFVDLFAPLKPEFISFHIEEEKHPHRLIQKIRSLGIRPAIVLNPHTPPEAIEFLFEDLDMVLLMSVNPGFGGQKFIPSVIEKAQRLKVLIEKHNPDCLIEVDGGVNDVNVKELEAAGVDVVVAGSFVYKHPEGIAKAISALK, encoded by the coding sequence ATGTTAGTAGCACCAAGTATACTCTCTGCAGATTTCGGCCACCTTGCCCGTGATGTGGAAGCCATCTGTGAGGGTGGATGTGACCTTGTTCATGTGGATGTGATGGACGGGCACTTCGTCCCCAACCTGACCATCGGGCCTGTGGTGGTCGAAGCCGTAGCCAAAGCAGCAACCAAACCGCTCGATATCCACCTGATGGTGGAGAACAATAGTTTCTTTGTCGACCTCTTCGCCCCATTAAAGCCGGAGTTCATCTCTTTTCATATCGAAGAGGAGAAGCATCCGCACAGACTGATCCAAAAGATTAGATCCCTGGGCATCAGACCGGCGATCGTACTCAACCCCCATACACCGCCCGAAGCGATAGAATTCCTGTTTGAAGACCTGGACATGGTCCTGCTGATGAGTGTCAACCCCGGTTTCGGCGGACAGAAATTCATTCCTTCCGTGATCGAGAAGGCACAGAGGCTTAAAGTATTGATCGAGAAGCACAACCCCGATTGCCTGATCGAGGTAGATGGCGGTGTCAATGATGTGAATGTCAAAGAACTGGAAGCTGCCGGTGTGGATGTGGTCGTAGCGGGATCATTTGTCTATAAGCATCCCGAAGGGATTGCCAAAGCAATCTCTGCATTAAAATAA
- a CDS encoding phosphoribosylanthranilate isomerase: MRVKICGITNLRDALHAAECGADALGFVFYNESPRYITPKDAKRIIDQLPPFVERVGLFVNEGVETIDTVCRYSDISLAQIHFEVDEESLDAISLKTLPVVRARSAEDVHIFSHRYRLVDAFCESYGGSGKRLNLEWFKGVDCSRIILAGGLTPENIAEVKQYGFYGVDVSSGVESVKGKKDPKKVEQFLRNAKSL, translated from the coding sequence ATGAGAGTCAAGATCTGCGGTATTACCAATCTTCGCGATGCACTGCATGCTGCAGAATGCGGAGCGGATGCTCTGGGGTTTGTCTTCTATAACGAATCGCCACGTTACATCACGCCTAAAGATGCCAAACGTATCATCGATCAGCTGCCTCCTTTCGTAGAAAGGGTAGGACTTTTTGTCAACGAAGGTGTTGAGACCATCGACACGGTCTGCAGGTATTCGGATATCTCCCTGGCGCAGATCCATTTCGAAGTGGATGAAGAGTCGCTTGATGCAATTTCGCTCAAGACCCTGCCTGTCGTGCGTGCAAGATCGGCGGAAGATGTACATATATTCTCCCACCGTTACAGACTGGTGGATGCATTTTGTGAGAGTTACGGTGGGAGCGGAAAACGTCTGAACCTTGAATGGTTCAAAGGGGTTGACTGTTCCAGGATCATCCTTGCCGGAGGCTTGACCCCCGAGAATATTGCCGAAGTGAAACAGTACGGCTTTTACGGTGTGGATGTCAGTTCCGGTGTTGAGTCGGTTAAAGGAAAGAAAGACCCCAAGAAAGTAGAGCAGTTCCTGCGCAATGCGAAAAGTCTTTGA
- a CDS encoding 3'-5' exonuclease, giving the protein MRKVFDELTTVFRKHGGILTEEQYRDVAMKHTTLLEDSDTIFILLQASGYPIEQDENGLYRLKTFFTPYQEQRYCVIDIETNGSKPGTSQVIEIGAVMVEKGEIVDRMETFVECAFLPEYITKITGIEPTDLIGAPTRRAALTQLRQFMGDAVFVAHNADFDYSFLTASFDRFGLGGIGNPKLCTIDLARRTFESERYGLAYLIDFLGIETATHHRAYSDAVCAAKVMEKSFENLPEYVKTTDDLLQFAKSSKKARRIRNEGAL; this is encoded by the coding sequence ATGCGAAAAGTCTTTGATGAACTCACCACGGTGTTCCGAAAACATGGCGGTATACTGACAGAGGAGCAGTACAGAGATGTCGCTATGAAGCATACCACGCTTCTGGAAGACAGTGACACGATCTTCATTCTGCTTCAGGCTTCGGGTTATCCCATTGAACAGGATGAGAACGGCCTGTACAGACTCAAAACCTTTTTTACCCCCTACCAGGAACAGCGTTACTGTGTCATAGACATAGAGACCAACGGCAGCAAACCCGGTACTTCCCAGGTCATCGAGATAGGTGCAGTGATGGTAGAAAAGGGAGAGATCGTTGACCGGATGGAAACCTTTGTTGAGTGTGCTTTCCTGCCGGAATACATTACCAAGATCACCGGTATTGAACCTACCGATCTCATCGGTGCACCGACCAGGAGAGCTGCATTGACACAGTTAAGACAGTTCATGGGAGATGCTGTTTTTGTCGCACACAATGCGGATTTTGACTACAGCTTCCTGACCGCATCATTTGACCGTTTCGGTCTGGGCGGTATCGGCAATCCGAAACTCTGTACCATAGACCTTGCCAGACGCACGTTTGAGAGCGAGCGCTACGGTTTGGCGTATCTCATCGATTTTCTGGGTATCGAGACCGCGACCCACCACCGTGCCTACAGCGATGCTGTGTGTGCAGCCAAAGTAATGGAAAAGAGTTTTGAAAATCTGCCTGAATATGTCAAGACCACGGATGACCTGTTACAGTTTGCCAAGTCAAGCAAGAAGGCGAGACGTATCAGGAATGAGGGAGCTTTGTAG
- a CDS encoding EI24 domain-containing protein, with protein MNKIITKSMQDMLSGEVLLFVLKITFVSLIVTALFVWVFGGLLSGFITTYLSWIPWEWLQTTGASVATMAIAYMLFIVVISVITSLMIEPLLIRLAKKHYPNATVVGSPNISTSIFLSIKAALIFLLLFLFTFPLLFIPIFGQVWMLWLWSIILKAPTAYDVSSLFITDKKVIKEKTKKSTLIAMIASLFNYVPVLNIFAPVFAQILFLHHILKNA; from the coding sequence ATGAACAAGATCATTACCAAAAGTATGCAGGATATGCTGTCGGGAGAGGTGCTCCTCTTTGTGTTGAAGATCACCTTCGTCTCGCTCATCGTAACCGCACTCTTCGTCTGGGTCTTCGGTGGTCTGCTCTCGGGCTTCATCACCACCTATCTCTCATGGATCCCCTGGGAGTGGCTGCAGACCACGGGTGCTTCCGTTGCGACCATGGCGATCGCCTATATGCTTTTCATTGTAGTGATCTCCGTGATCACATCACTGATGATCGAACCCCTGCTCATCAGACTGGCAAAGAAGCACTACCCCAATGCCACAGTGGTCGGTTCACCCAATATCAGCACTTCGATCTTTCTGAGCATCAAGGCAGCACTGATCTTTCTGCTGCTCTTTCTTTTTACCTTCCCTCTACTCTTCATTCCGATCTTTGGGCAGGTCTGGATGCTGTGGCTCTGGTCGATCATCCTGAAAGCGCCTACTGCCTATGATGTCTCCTCTCTTTTTATCACAGACAAAAAAGTCATCAAAGAGAAGACGAAGAAGTCGACACTCATCGCCATGATCGCCTCACTCTTCAATTATGTTCCGGTACTGAACATTTTTGCACCGGTCTTTGCGCAGATCCTTTTTCTCCATCATATATTGAAAAACGCGTAG
- a CDS encoding gamma carbonic anhydrase family protein → MLLKFKEWTPKLKKNAWVAEGASVIGRVSMGEDSAVWFGCVVRGDVHFITIGDRTNIQDLSMIHVTHHKKADMSDGNPTHIGNDVTVGHRVMLHGCTIEDACLIGMSATILDGAVIGKESIVGAGSLVTKNKKFPPRSLIMGSPAKVVRELTDEEVEELYASAERYVKFKNEYQ, encoded by the coding sequence ATGTTATTGAAATTCAAAGAGTGGACCCCGAAACTCAAAAAAAATGCCTGGGTAGCGGAAGGGGCTTCTGTCATTGGCCGTGTCAGTATGGGAGAGGATTCAGCTGTGTGGTTCGGCTGCGTGGTCCGGGGAGATGTGCACTTCATCACGATCGGTGACCGTACGAACATCCAGGACCTCAGTATGATACATGTCACACACCATAAAAAAGCGGATATGTCGGACGGAAATCCGACACATATCGGCAATGATGTGACCGTGGGACACCGGGTGATGCTGCATGGATGTACCATCGAAGATGCCTGTCTTATCGGTATGAGTGCCACCATTCTTGACGGTGCCGTTATCGGGAAAGAGTCCATTGTCGGTGCGGGAAGCCTGGTGACCAAGAACAAAAAGTTCCCGCCCCGCTCCCTCATTATGGGGAGCCCTGCAAAAGTGGTACGTGAACTGACCGATGAAGAGGTGGAAGAGCTGTATGCTTCTGCGGAAAGATATGTGAAATTCAAAAACGAGTACCAGTAG
- a CDS encoding RNA degradosome polyphosphate kinase, which produces MAIDLNSSQLYFNRELSWLQFNSRVLAQALDEKLPPLERLKFLAIYGTNLDEFYMIRVAGLKALFKARIQESGADKLTPTEQLDAIRDYLHREQEILENCYASIISELHTHGVHVKNYDMLNTAEQAEIEEIFFNEIFPVIIPIAVDATHPFPHLNNLSFGLAITLEDDSKNIKHGLIRIPRILPRFIQTGQTFVPIESVVEHFSGELFPGFTQLASTPFRVTRNADIEIEEEEADDFLEILQEGLRSRNKGSLIRLELMEGADKGLLNFLLSHLNLDEDDIYSYKGVPLNLGSLWQIVGDKALSHLVLPTFTPKTLPPLDSENLFEAIEKQDVLLYHPFDSFEPVVQFIKQAAADPDTLAIRMTLYRAGQKSPIVKALIDAVRDGKQVMVLVELKARFDEENNLRWAKALEDAGAHVVYGIPGLKVHAKIAQIIKRKGKKLQSYVHLATGNYNPSTAKIYTDISYFTSKEAFGNDATHFFHFLTGFSTYTKLDTLFMSPVQIKPKLIRLIEKEGKFGKNGHIILKANSLVDKDIIKALYLASQEGCKIDLIIRGICCLKPRIKGVSENITVSSIIGKYLEHPRIYYFKNNKVNCFISSADLMPRNLIRRIELMTPIVEEKLTQKIVQILMLQLADNQLRWELQEDGNYVKVPMLGKAVNNHEVLEQYVNKIYDKTKKETPDYVSRLASRILKDS; this is translated from the coding sequence ATGGCTATAGACCTCAATTCGTCACAACTCTATTTCAACCGTGAACTCTCATGGCTTCAGTTCAACTCCCGTGTACTTGCACAAGCGCTTGATGAGAAACTCCCCCCGCTTGAGAGACTGAAGTTCCTTGCGATCTACGGAACGAACCTCGATGAGTTCTACATGATCCGTGTAGCCGGCCTCAAAGCACTTTTCAAAGCACGTATACAGGAGAGTGGTGCCGATAAACTCACGCCTACCGAACAGCTTGATGCGATACGGGACTATCTGCATAGAGAGCAGGAGATCCTTGAGAACTGCTATGCTTCCATCATCTCAGAACTACATACCCATGGTGTCCATGTCAAGAATTACGATATGCTCAACACTGCCGAGCAGGCAGAGATAGAAGAGATATTCTTCAATGAGATCTTTCCTGTCATTATTCCCATTGCAGTAGATGCGACCCACCCTTTCCCACATCTCAACAATCTCAGTTTCGGTCTGGCCATCACCCTCGAAGATGATTCAAAGAACATCAAACACGGGCTCATCAGGATCCCGCGTATCCTCCCGCGTTTCATTCAGACAGGACAGACATTTGTTCCGATCGAGAGTGTGGTGGAGCACTTCTCGGGCGAACTCTTCCCGGGTTTTACCCAGCTTGCTTCCACACCGTTCAGAGTCACACGGAATGCCGATATCGAAATAGAAGAGGAAGAGGCGGATGATTTTCTTGAAATTCTTCAGGAAGGACTGCGTTCAAGGAACAAAGGTTCACTGATCCGGCTTGAACTGATGGAAGGTGCGGACAAAGGGCTGCTCAATTTCCTGCTGTCACACCTCAACCTCGATGAGGATGATATCTACTCCTACAAAGGTGTTCCCCTGAATCTGGGCAGCTTATGGCAGATCGTAGGTGACAAAGCACTCTCACATCTTGTACTGCCAACTTTCACCCCGAAAACACTGCCGCCGCTTGACAGTGAGAACCTCTTCGAAGCGATAGAAAAACAGGATGTACTGCTCTACCACCCCTTCGACAGTTTCGAACCCGTGGTACAGTTCATCAAACAGGCAGCAGCAGACCCGGACACACTTGCCATCCGTATGACGCTTTACCGTGCGGGGCAGAAGTCACCCATTGTCAAAGCACTGATTGATGCGGTCAGAGACGGAAAGCAGGTAATGGTACTTGTTGAACTCAAAGCCCGCTTCGATGAAGAGAACAACCTGCGCTGGGCCAAGGCACTTGAAGATGCGGGAGCACACGTTGTTTACGGTATTCCCGGTCTCAAGGTACATGCGAAGATCGCACAGATCATCAAACGCAAAGGCAAGAAACTGCAGAGTTATGTACACCTGGCAACAGGGAACTACAACCCCAGTACGGCCAAGATCTATACCGATATCTCCTACTTTACCTCCAAAGAGGCCTTTGGGAATGATGCAACACACTTTTTCCATTTCCTGACAGGATTTTCCACCTATACCAAACTTGATACACTCTTCATGTCTCCGGTACAGATTAAACCCAAACTGATCCGCCTGATCGAAAAAGAGGGCAAATTCGGCAAAAACGGCCATATCATCCTCAAAGCCAATTCGCTTGTGGACAAGGACATCATCAAAGCACTCTACCTGGCCTCACAGGAGGGGTGCAAGATCGACCTCATCATCCGGGGGATCTGCTGTCTGAAACCACGTATCAAAGGCGTCAGTGAGAACATTACTGTCTCCTCCATTATCGGTAAATACCTGGAACACCCGAGGATCTACTATTTCAAGAACAACAAAGTGAACTGCTTCATCTCCTCTGCCGATCTGATGCCACGAAACCTGATACGCCGTATCGAGCTCATGACACCTATCGTGGAAGAGAAACTGACACAGAAGATCGTACAGATACTGATGCTGCAGCTTGCAGACAACCAGCTCAGATGGGAACTGCAGGAAGACGGAAATTATGTGAAAGTACCTATGCTGGGCAAGGCGGTCAACAACCATGAGGTACTTGAACAGTACGTCAACAAGATCTACGACAAGACCAAAAAAGAGACACCGGACTATGTCAGCCGTCTGGCAAGCCGTATACTCAAAGACTCGTAG
- the uvrB gene encoding excinuclease ABC subunit UvrB, whose protein sequence is MPNFAVKSNYKPAGDQPTAIDSLVTSIESGNRYQTLLGVTGSGKTYTMAKVIEKTKKPTLIMTHNKTLAAQLYSEFKSFFPNNHVEYFISYYDYYQPEAYLPRQDLFIEKDSSINEELERLRLSTTASLLSHDDVIVIASVSANYGLGSPEDYKTIVQKLVVGEEYNQKELLLKFVDMGYKRNDEFFDIGNFRVSGEVVDVYPAYSDEFAMRIEFFGDEVEAIYEFNSLTGEKNRDLKEVTIYSANQFIVSKEKLARAVKTIEEELDERLAYFQKEDRMVEYNRLKQRTEFDLEMIEATGMCKGIENYSRHLTGKKPGETPYSMMDYFEAMHDDYLVIVDESHVSLPQFRGMYAGDRSRKEVLVDHGFRLPSALDNRPLMFDEYINKAPHYLFVSATPTPLEIELSSVVAEQVVRPTGLLDPEIEVIDSTYQVENLHDRMKPVIERGERVLVTVLTKKMAEELTSYYNDLGLKARYMHSDLDAIERNQVIRSLRLGEFDILIGINLLREGLDLPEVSLVAILDADKEGFLRSKTSLIQTAGRAARNANGKVLMYAKKMTDSMKATIEITQKRREKQIAYNKEHGITPTTTIRELDTNLKVEDAGELYNKRSKLDKMPKAERQQLVKELKAKMLAAAKNLEFEEAARLRDEIAKVKKL, encoded by the coding sequence ATGCCAAACTTCGCAGTCAAAAGCAATTACAAGCCTGCCGGTGACCAGCCTACTGCCATCGATTCACTTGTAACTTCCATCGAGTCGGGAAACCGTTATCAGACCCTGCTCGGGGTGACAGGTTCGGGGAAGACCTATACGATGGCGAAAGTGATAGAGAAGACCAAAAAGCCTACGCTCATCATGACACACAACAAAACACTGGCGGCACAGCTCTACTCGGAGTTCAAAAGTTTTTTTCCCAACAACCATGTGGAGTATTTCATCTCCTACTATGACTACTATCAGCCTGAAGCCTACCTTCCCAGGCAGGATCTTTTCATCGAGAAAGATTCCTCCATCAACGAAGAACTTGAACGGCTTCGTCTGAGTACGACCGCTTCTCTGCTCAGCCATGACGATGTCATTGTCATCGCTTCGGTTTCAGCCAACTACGGTCTGGGCTCTCCGGAGGATTACAAGACCATCGTACAGAAACTTGTTGTGGGAGAGGAGTACAACCAGAAAGAACTGCTTCTCAAATTCGTCGATATGGGATACAAACGCAACGATGAATTTTTCGATATAGGGAATTTCCGTGTCAGCGGTGAAGTGGTAGATGTCTACCCTGCCTATTCGGATGAGTTCGCCATGCGCATAGAGTTCTTCGGCGATGAAGTGGAAGCGATCTATGAGTTCAACTCTCTGACCGGAGAAAAGAACAGAGATCTCAAAGAGGTCACCATCTACTCTGCCAACCAGTTCATCGTCAGCAAGGAAAAACTCGCACGTGCGGTCAAAACCATAGAAGAAGAGCTCGATGAACGGCTTGCCTATTTTCAGAAAGAGGACAGAATGGTCGAGTACAACCGGCTCAAACAGCGTACAGAATTCGACCTGGAGATGATAGAAGCTACCGGCATGTGTAAAGGGATCGAGAATTATTCACGGCATCTTACAGGGAAAAAACCGGGAGAGACCCCCTACTCCATGATGGATTACTTCGAAGCGATGCACGATGACTACCTTGTCATTGTAGATGAGTCCCATGTCTCCCTTCCACAGTTCCGTGGTATGTATGCGGGTGACAGAAGCAGAAAAGAGGTCCTTGTCGACCATGGTTTCAGGCTCCCCTCCGCACTTGACAACCGTCCGCTGATGTTTGACGAGTACATCAACAAAGCACCCCACTACCTTTTCGTCTCCGCTACTCCGACACCGCTGGAGATAGAACTCTCCTCTGTTGTGGCGGAGCAGGTGGTACGCCCTACCGGCCTGCTCGATCCAGAAATAGAAGTGATCGACTCTACCTATCAGGTAGAAAATCTTCATGACCGAATGAAACCGGTGATCGAGAGAGGCGAACGTGTACTTGTCACGGTGTTGACAAAAAAGATGGCAGAGGAGTTGACAAGTTACTACAACGACCTGGGACTCAAAGCACGCTACATGCACTCGGATCTTGATGCAATCGAGAGAAACCAGGTGATCCGTTCACTGCGTCTGGGAGAGTTTGACATTTTGATAGGGATCAACCTGCTCAGAGAGGGACTCGACCTGCCCGAAGTAAGCCTGGTCGCCATACTTGATGCCGACAAAGAGGGGTTCCTGCGCTCAAAGACCTCGCTCATTCAGACTGCGGGAAGAGCGGCAAGAAATGCCAACGGAAAAGTGCTGATGTATGCCAAGAAGATGACCGATTCCATGAAAGCGACTATCGAGATCACCCAGAAACGAAGAGAGAAACAGATCGCATACAACAAAGAACATGGTATCACTCCGACAACGACCATACGTGAACTCGATACCAACCTCAAAGTGGAAGATGCAGGAGAACTTTACAACAAACGAAGCAAGCTGGACAAAATGCCCAAAGCGGAAAGACAACAGCTCGTCAAAGAGCTCAAAGCCAAAATGCTCGCTGCAGCAAAAAATCTGGAGTTTGAGGAAGCGGCACGATTACGTGATGAAATAGCAAAGGTGAAAAAACTTTAA
- a CDS encoding four helix bundle protein translates to MEEKNILYDKIYAFSIRIVRLSQYLSNEKKEYVLNKQIIRSGTAICALISESKFAQSRADFLNKLMIALKEANETQYWINLLHDTEYISKPMHHSLLKDNKELVGLLVSITKTLKNKSI, encoded by the coding sequence ATGGAAGAAAAAAATATACTCTATGACAAAATCTATGCATTCTCCATACGTATTGTGCGCTTGAGTCAATATCTTTCCAATGAAAAGAAGGAGTATGTTTTAAATAAACAAATTATTCGTTCAGGCACAGCTATTTGTGCCTTGATCAGTGAATCCAAATTTGCACAATCACGAGCAGATTTTTTAAATAAACTTATGATTGCACTCAAGGAAGCCAATGAAACACAATACTGGATAAATCTTCTTCATGATACCGAATACATATCAAAACCTATGCATCATAGCCTTTTAAAAGACAACAAGGAACTTGTAGGCTTATTGGTATCTATCACAAAAACCCTCAAAAATAAAAGCATTTGA
- a CDS encoding GGDEF domain-containing protein: MKQKKIINVFYISLFAAMILALLMIYLVRVYIHKQMKKHAIHDHDTHLFNQKYFLAELHTTVARAKRENSPLSMFFLSVDNFGTYDAKQQKYLAQKTAHILSTVTRDSDTVCRYDDDHFAVLMPLADQEHAIHLEERMREAVKGYDFHLTPEPQFSFKTTQLNDNETEEDFIERSRK, encoded by the coding sequence ATGAAACAGAAAAAGATCATCAACGTCTTTTACATCAGTCTGTTTGCGGCCATGATACTCGCCCTGCTTATGATCTACCTTGTAAGGGTCTACATCCACAAGCAGATGAAAAAACATGCCATTCACGACCATGACACGCATCTGTTCAACCAGAAGTATTTCCTTGCGGAGCTTCATACCACAGTGGCAAGAGCCAAAAGGGAGAACAGTCCGCTCTCGATGTTCTTTTTGTCGGTCGATAATTTTGGTACCTATGATGCGAAGCAGCAAAAGTATCTTGCCCAGAAGACAGCACATATACTCAGTACGGTAACCCGGGACAGTGACACTGTATGCCGTTACGATGATGACCATTTTGCAGTCCTTATGCCGCTTGCGGACCAGGAACATGCGATACATCTTGAAGAGCGTATGAGGGAAGCGGTGAAGGGGTATGATTTCCATTTGACACCAGAACCTCAGTTCAGCTTCAAAACAACACAGCTTAACGATAATGAAACAGAAGAAGACTTTATAGAACGGAGCAGGAAATAG
- a CDS encoding type II secretion system protein, which yields MIELIFVIVIIGILAAVAIPKLAATRDDAKVSKGVANLKTCITDIGAAYTARGKEGNDTAACEAVVQDGCFLVTAAGETATTGQDGNITVKALTGANSSETWCKEAATVSKDQNLSTGTTTAYTHEFGGARVVR from the coding sequence ATGATCGAATTGATCTTTGTAATTGTAATTATCGGTATTTTGGCAGCGGTTGCCATTCCAAAACTGGCAGCGACAAGAGACGATGCAAAAGTTTCAAAAGGTGTTGCTAACCTTAAAACATGTATTACGGATATCGGTGCAGCTTATACTGCAAGAGGGAAAGAAGGTAATGATACAGCAGCATGTGAAGCTGTAGTACAGGATGGATGTTTCTTAGTGACGGCAGCAGGTGAAACAGCTACAACAGGACAAGATGGAAATATTACAGTAAAGGCTTTAACTGGAGCTAATAGTAGTGAGACATGGTGTAAAGAAGCTGCTACTGTTTCAAAAGATCAGAATTTAAGTACTGGTACTACTACAGCATATACCCATGAGTTTGGTGGAGCAAGAGTTGTAAGATAA
- a CDS encoding type II secretion system GspH family protein — protein MIELIFVIVIIGILAAVAVPKLAATRDDAKISALAKNVTIGANEIASYALANGKTESDFTLMSNAVAGMVGRGEAVQSGSILNIKINDTADCLIMEINTTTADSNLTISYGNAGTDGICQGLQDTVDDEKYPIPLTGSRVKK, from the coding sequence ATGATAGAGCTGATCTTTGTGATAGTCATTATCGGTATATTAGCTGCAGTTGCAGTCCCGAAATTGGCAGCGACAAGAGACGATGCAAAGATCTCGGCACTTGCCAAGAATGTGACCATTGGGGCAAATGAAATAGCGTCATATGCACTTGCCAATGGGAAGACAGAATCTGATTTTACACTGATGTCGAATGCCGTTGCAGGAATGGTCGGTAGAGGAGAGGCAGTACAAAGTGGCAGTATTCTCAATATCAAGATAAATGACACAGCAGATTGTTTGATAATGGAAATTAATACAACTACAGCCGATTCCAACCTGACTATCAGCTATGGCAATGCGGGAACTGATGGTATCTGTCAAGGATTGCAAGATACAGTGGATGATGAAAAATATCCTATTCCTTTAACAGGTAGCAGAGTAAAAAAATAG
- a CDS encoding type II secretion system protein produces MIELIFVIVVIGILSAIAIPKLAATRDDATITKAIATIGAVRSSVATERQKRILRGDFDHPITSLHNGTNTVFDVFNQDKDGKRNPVLETTIYDCNKVGKSTGCWQVVNTNEYRFVMPDGSNVDFNLTKSRFTCKDPSSANCILLTN; encoded by the coding sequence ATGATAGAATTGATCTTTGTGATAGTGGTGATTGGTATATTATCGGCCATTGCCATACCAAAATTGGCTGCTACACGGGATGATGCGACCATTACAAAGGCTATTGCAACCATCGGAGCTGTGCGTAGTTCTGTGGCTACAGAGAGGCAGAAGCGTATTTTAAGAGGAGATTTTGATCATCCGATTACATCACTTCATAATGGAACAAATACAGTTTTTGATGTTTTCAATCAAGACAAGGATGGAAAACGTAATCCTGTATTGGAGACAACTATATATGATTGTAATAAAGTTGGAAAAAGTACAGGATGTTGGCAAGTAGTCAATACAAATGAATATAGATTTGTCATGCCAGATGGGAGTAATGTTGATTTTAACTTGACTAAGAGCAGGTTTACCTGCAAAGACCCATCAAGTGCGAACTGTATACTTCTGACAAATTAG